TTCTAAACTGAAAGACAGCTCTCGAATGAAACAGATACCTTTGAAAAACACTTTTTTTAGACAGCATAAAGTGCAATTGATTTTGTTGAGAGTTCCCCAATCGTTCTTCTTGTCCATTAACAAAACATTCATAACGGATCTAAATTAGTAAATTTATCCTGAGGCCATAACCGCTCCACCTCTAAATAGTCTTTGATGTTGGGAAATCGCTGATATTCATACTTCCTTCTCCTTTTCATGTTGGGGCCATCATGTGAAAATTACGGCTTGGCTTTTTTCTATAACCTACACCGAACAACCAAAGGAGGAACAGATATGAAGATAAAGGAATTGAAAAGCTTGGTCGTCCTGCTGGTGGCATTTTTTATGATCTTGCCCGGGGGTCCTGCTGCGGCTGAAAAACCGATTGTTATCGGCGCACCCCTTTCAACCGCATTTCTCTATGGCTGGTCTGCTGAAAGGGGCATGAAACTGGCTGTTGACGAAATCAATGCCAAAGGGGGCGTGAAAGTCAAGGGGGCCATGCGGCCCTTCTCGGTGGAGGTGATCGATACCCGCGACCTGGAACCCGGGGTTCCCGTGAGCGACGCCCTGCTGGCAGTGGAAAAGCTGATTCTGGACAAAAAGGCCGATTTTATCATCGGGGGCCCGGTCCGGTCTGAAGCGGCCCTGGCCGCCATGTCGCTGCTGTCAAAATACCAAAAAGTTTCCATCCTTACCACCGGTGTTCTGACCCCCGCGTACCACGCCATGGTGGAAAAAGAGTACGACAAGTTCAAATACTGTTTCCGCATTCACGGGGAAGCCAAGAATCTCGTTGGGGAAATCTTTGCCAATTTTGATGAGCTTAAAGAACTTTATAAGTTCAACAACCTGTTTATTATCGCCCAGGATGTGTCCCACGCACGCGGCGCCGGAAACCTTGTGAAGGATATCGCCACCAAAAAAGGATGGAACGTCACCGGCCTGGAAATTTATCCCACCGGTGCCACCGATTTTTCCATGGGGCTGCTCAAGGCCAAAAGCACCCAAGCTGAGATTATCAACATATGGATGGACATGCCCGAAAGCGCC
The nucleotide sequence above comes from Desulfobacterales bacterium. Encoded proteins:
- a CDS encoding ABC transporter substrate-binding protein; translation: MKIKELKSLVVLLVAFFMILPGGPAAAEKPIVIGAPLSTAFLYGWSAERGMKLAVDEINAKGGVKVKGAMRPFSVEVIDTRDLEPGVPVSDALLAVEKLILDKKADFIIGGPVRSEAALAAMSLLSKYQKVSILTTGVLTPAYHAMVEKEYDKFKYCFRIHGEAKNLVGEIFANFDELKELYKFNNLFIIAQDVSHARGAGNLVKDIATKKGWNVTGLEIYPTGATDFSMGLLKAKSTQAEIINIWMDMPESAILLKQWYDLKIPALPFGSTLAAAEQPGFWKATDGKGEYTLCNVVNAGNAPSEATPWTMKFYNAYSQKWGVEPEGLGSSSSYMAVYVLKDAIERAGSLDSGKVVTELEKTDVMGVYGRLRFNPKSHQVIPATDPKEGAVGSVLQWQAGKRVVVYPKSIATGSIQLPPWMKK